One genomic segment of Pseudomonadota bacterium includes these proteins:
- a CDS encoding LacI family DNA-binding transcriptional regulator — protein sequence MHEKPTSFDIAFLAGVSQPTVSRALRGSSVVSLETRRRIEEIARQLNYRVDKNASNLRSQHSNTLALLLFEDPTPDDSQINPFFLSMLGSITRASARQGFDLLISFQQLSNDWQQDYEDSRKADGIILLGYGDYEEYRPRLEHLVKQGTHFVRWGPVTDGQPGISVGCDNLQGGYDVTRHLLSTGRRKIAFLGTSTNHYPEFFDRYRGHERALLEARATISGALQVDAITTEESGFQAACELRSRGVEFDAIVAASDLIAIGALRALQEAGVDVPRQVAVVGFDDIPAASVTNPPLTTVMQDTRRAGELLVETLLRQIAGESAANSVIQTKLVVRKSG from the coding sequence ATGCACGAAAAGCCCACATCGTTCGACATCGCGTTTCTCGCCGGTGTCTCGCAACCGACAGTGTCGCGCGCCTTGCGCGGCAGCTCGGTAGTTAGCCTGGAAACCCGCCGGCGGATCGAGGAGATCGCGCGCCAACTCAACTACCGCGTCGACAAGAACGCCTCGAATCTACGCTCGCAACACTCGAACACGCTGGCACTGCTGCTGTTCGAAGATCCGACTCCCGACGACTCGCAGATCAATCCGTTTTTCCTTTCCATGCTGGGTTCGATCACACGCGCCTCGGCCCGCCAGGGATTCGACTTGCTGATCTCGTTTCAACAGCTCTCGAACGACTGGCAGCAGGACTACGAAGACAGCCGCAAGGCCGACGGCATCATCCTGCTTGGCTACGGCGACTACGAAGAATACCGTCCACGCCTCGAGCACCTGGTCAAACAGGGCACGCACTTCGTCCGCTGGGGTCCGGTCACGGATGGCCAGCCCGGCATTTCTGTCGGCTGCGACAATCTACAGGGCGGCTACGACGTGACGCGGCACCTGCTATCTACCGGACGCCGCAAGATCGCGTTCCTCGGCACTTCCACCAACCACTATCCGGAGTTCTTCGACCGCTACCGCGGCCACGAACGCGCGCTGCTGGAAGCGCGCGCCACGATCTCGGGCGCCTTGCAGGTCGACGCGATCACCACGGAGGAATCCGGCTTCCAGGCCGCCTGCGAATTGCGTTCGCGCGGCGTGGAATTCGACGCCATCGTCGCCGCCAGCGACCTGATTGCGATCGGTGCGCTGCGCGCGCTGCAGGAGGCGGGAGTCGACGTACCGCGCCAGGTCGCGGTGGTGGGTTTCGACGATATTCCAGCCGCCAGCGTCACTAATCCGCCGCTGACAACAGTGATGCAGGACACGCGCCGCGCGGGTGAATTGCTGGTCGAGACGCTGCTGCGGCAGATCGCCGGCGAGAGCGCGGCGAACAGCGTCATCCAGACGAAGCTGGTAGTTCGAAAGTCCGGCTAG
- a CDS encoding alpha-glucosidase family protein, translating to MTIAARPLTSPSVAPANPWWRGAAIYQIYLRSFYDTNADGIGDLPGILAKLDYVASLGVDAIWISPFFKSPMADFGYDIADYCAVDPIFGTLGDFDRVVAKAHAAGLKVMIDQVLSHTSDQHAWFQESRQNRDNPKADWYVWADARSDGTPPNNWLSIFGGVAWRWEPRRGQYYLHNFLAQQPDLNFHNPDVQRAALDAVRFWLERGVDGLRLDAINFCFHDAQLRDNPPRPPQERKATGFKNDNPYGYQWHRFNNTQPQMLPFLERLRQMLDEFPDVVALGEISSDDSTATVAEYTQAGRLHMAYSFELLSNESSPRHIRATVENLIRRAPESWPCWTISNHDVERVVSRWGRSVPQVPHFATQLTALVCALRGSVCVFQGEELGLDEADLPFESLRDPYGIAFWPAFKGRDGCRTPMPWDATPLAGFSTVEPWLPVPVQHLGLSVVAQECEPTSALHGFRRLLAWRRRHPLLINGNIEFLAASDSILAFRRYDKADAILVAFNLSPAPASIPLPGLDIGAALGGHGLPEGAIASATLSLPGHGVAFFQLAAP from the coding sequence ATGACCATCGCCGCTCGTCCCCTGACCTCGCCCTCCGTGGCGCCCGCGAATCCGTGGTGGCGCGGAGCGGCTATCTACCAGATATATCTGCGCAGCTTCTACGACACCAACGCCGACGGCATCGGCGACCTGCCCGGCATCCTGGCGAAGCTCGACTACGTCGCTTCGCTCGGCGTCGACGCGATCTGGATTTCGCCGTTCTTCAAGTCGCCGATGGCGGATTTCGGCTACGACATCGCCGACTACTGCGCCGTCGATCCCATTTTCGGCACACTTGGGGATTTCGACCGCGTCGTGGCCAAGGCGCACGCTGCGGGTCTCAAGGTCATGATCGACCAGGTGCTGAGCCACACCTCCGACCAGCACGCCTGGTTTCAGGAGAGCCGGCAGAACCGCGACAATCCGAAGGCGGACTGGTACGTGTGGGCCGACGCGCGCTCCGACGGCACGCCGCCCAACAACTGGTTGTCGATCTTCGGCGGTGTCGCCTGGCGGTGGGAGCCGCGCCGCGGCCAGTACTACCTGCATAATTTCCTCGCCCAGCAGCCCGATCTGAATTTCCACAATCCGGACGTGCAGCGCGCCGCACTGGACGCCGTGCGCTTCTGGCTCGAGCGCGGCGTCGACGGACTGCGCCTCGACGCGATCAACTTCTGTTTTCACGATGCGCAGCTGCGCGACAATCCACCGCGCCCGCCGCAGGAACGCAAGGCCACCGGGTTCAAGAACGACAATCCGTACGGCTATCAATGGCACCGCTTCAACAACACACAGCCGCAGATGCTGCCGTTCCTCGAACGGCTGCGACAAATGCTCGATGAATTTCCGGATGTGGTGGCGCTTGGCGAAATCTCCTCGGACGACTCCACCGCGACCGTCGCCGAGTACACGCAGGCCGGCCGCCTCCACATGGCGTATTCGTTCGAGCTACTCAGCAACGAGAGCTCACCGCGGCACATCCGCGCCACCGTGGAGAACCTCATCCGCCGCGCGCCCGAAAGCTGGCCGTGCTGGACGATCTCCAACCACGACGTCGAGCGGGTCGTTAGTCGATGGGGTCGAAGCGTGCCCCAGGTGCCTCACTTCGCCACCCAGCTGACGGCATTGGTATGCGCGCTGCGCGGCTCGGTGTGCGTGTTTCAGGGAGAGGAGCTCGGCCTGGACGAGGCCGACCTGCCCTTCGAGTCGCTGCGCGATCCCTACGGCATCGCTTTCTGGCCGGCATTCAAGGGCCGCGACGGCTGCCGTACCCCGATGCCCTGGGACGCCACTCCACTGGCGGGTTTCTCGACCGTCGAACCGTGGCTGCCGGTACCCGTGCAACACCTGGGGCTGTCAGTTGTCGCCCAGGAGTGCGAACCGACTTCGGCGCTGCACGGATTCCGGCGCCTGCTTGCATGGCGCCGCCGGCATCCGTTGCTGATCAACGGCAACATCGAATTCCTCGCCGCCAGCGACTCGATCCTGGCGTTCCGCCGCTACGACAAGGCGGATGCCATCCTGGTCGCGTTCAATCTGTCGCCGGCACCGGCCAGCATTCCCCTGCCTGGCCTCGACATCGGAGCTGCACTCGGCGGCCACGGTCTTCCCGAAGGCGCGATTGCTAGCGCTACCTTGAGTCTGCCGGGACACGGCGTTGCGTTTTTTCAACTCGCAGCGCCTTGA
- a CDS encoding alpha-amylase family glycosyl hydrolase, translating to MSCALLLWMALAGTAPSRAADNGSGIPARHSPDWLRNAVVYEIFPRVFSRDGDFKGVTAQLDRLEKLGVSVLWMMPIHPMGREKAKGTLGSPYAVRDYDAINPDYGSPEDLKRLVKAAHERGMKVFIDIVANHTSWDATLISQHPDWYRHDTAGRIVAPNPDWVDVAQLDYSNPALRTYMTGMLARWLRDYQLDGFRCDYASGVPTDFWEALRTELDLVRPGLALLAEADDPALLRKAFDIDYAWDFYHAVNDALTGKGPASQVRATWERAEARYPRGALRLRFSDNHDQLRTTGQAGLKAALAASALMFTLDGVPLLYNGMEVGDTTESAAPALFERTPIQWEMLERRPDVTPFYQALAALRRAHPALTRGTVRWLRNDDEQRVLSFERVTAGETLIVVINLSSLSYAGTVESDAGEYREITPAGGNGQRAAALPAVFLAPWEFSVFRRGAP from the coding sequence GTGTCATGCGCCCTCCTGCTGTGGATGGCGCTGGCCGGTACCGCGCCGTCGCGTGCGGCGGACAACGGCAGCGGCATCCCGGCGCGTCACAGTCCCGATTGGCTGCGCAATGCCGTGGTTTACGAAATATTCCCGCGCGTGTTCTCCCGCGACGGCGACTTCAAGGGCGTCACTGCCCAACTGGATCGTCTCGAGAAGCTCGGCGTCAGTGTGTTGTGGATGATGCCCATCCACCCGATGGGCAGGGAAAAGGCCAAGGGCACGCTCGGCAGCCCTTACGCGGTTCGCGACTACGACGCGATCAATCCCGACTACGGTTCGCCCGAAGATCTGAAGCGCCTCGTCAAGGCCGCGCACGAACGCGGCATGAAGGTGTTCATCGACATCGTTGCGAACCACACGTCATGGGACGCGACACTCATCTCGCAGCACCCTGACTGGTACCGACACGATACTGCTGGCCGCATCGTGGCACCGAATCCGGACTGGGTCGACGTGGCACAGCTCGATTATTCGAATCCCGCGTTGCGAACGTACATGACCGGCATGCTGGCGCGCTGGCTGCGCGACTATCAACTCGACGGCTTCCGCTGCGACTACGCGAGCGGAGTGCCGACGGATTTCTGGGAGGCGCTGCGGACCGAGCTCGATCTGGTTCGCCCGGGATTGGCGTTGCTCGCCGAGGCTGACGATCCGGCGCTGCTACGCAAGGCTTTCGACATCGACTACGCCTGGGATTTCTACCACGCGGTCAACGATGCACTCACGGGCAAGGGGCCCGCATCGCAGGTGCGCGCCACCTGGGAGCGCGCCGAGGCTCGCTATCCGCGTGGCGCCTTGCGGCTGCGCTTCTCGGACAACCACGACCAGTTGCGCACCACCGGACAGGCGGGATTGAAGGCGGCGCTGGCCGCATCGGCGCTGATGTTCACGCTCGATGGCGTACCGCTGCTCTACAACGGCATGGAGGTGGGTGACACCACCGAATCTGCCGCGCCGGCGTTGTTCGAGCGCACGCCAATCCAGTGGGAGATGCTCGAGCGGCGACCCGACGTCACGCCTTTCTACCAGGCGCTCGCGGCGCTACGCCGCGCCCACCCGGCGCTGACGCGCGGCACGGTGCGCTGGCTGCGCAACGACGACGAGCAGCGCGTGCTGAGTTTCGAGCGGGTTACGGCCGGCGAAACGCTGATCGTCGTGATCAACCTGTCGTCGCTGAGTTATGCGGGTACGGTAGAGAGCGACGCGGGCGAGTACCGCGAGATCACGCCCGCCGGCGGAAATGGTCAACGCGCGGCGGCGCTGCCGGCGGTGTTCCTCGCGCCCTGGGAGTTCAGTGTTTTCCGGCGGGGCGCGCCGTGA
- a CDS encoding TonB-dependent receptor, giving the protein MNTFRPKGNRSAPMQRRRKGDMASAAAGCAIFLVGGAGTALAQQQVADSEEIGEVVVTGLRKSIQDAISVKKSSSSIVESISAEDIGKLPDSSIAESIARLPGIAAQRTNGRAQTLSIRGLGPDFTVTTFNGREQATTNDNRTVEFDQYPSELVTQVNIYKTPDAGMAYQGIAGTTDVQTVHPLAYDSRRTVVSYRREQNAQDANIPGLEDAGNRANLTYIDQFRDHTLGVAFGVAYNKSPYQAQTREPWGYADSPTGPGEKIIGGDKDGVQSSFYERMGYMGVVEFAPNDQLHMLLDVYHSDFKELQTIQRIEYGTIWAGATLTNPGPLVKDRIQSGTFTNVPFVVIENYNNDRRANIDSIGLNTDYALTDNWNLNADLSYSKVERDDLRVESTAGLGTNNDPELLPPAETVSFTTDPDGISHLSPTLNYSDYGSVFLTDPGAWGGGPRRSGFVGHPEINDEIKAIRLSAERKIGTFLENVKFGVNYAERVKSKENFQSVLYLPGDISHAVVPEEFRTGIANTSFFGSPYGMIGYDAIGLYNSGFWQPIDAYDDPNPAVGSGDRQSSVTNDWRVTEKLTTAFVKFGIDTHIGKLPLRGNIGVQSITADQSSDLNLYSPACPEPTCVPALEQSASMVTQGTKYTDILPSMNLALELPHDMKLRFGAAITQARPRMDELAGGAGYTVVPDSATPPNVDGQFLYWSRNGGGNPNLKPWKATTFDLSFEKYFAEQGYVSLAVYNKNLTTYIATRSVITSFEGVLLPDQQLPTDPTIYTEADANRNGVSSVKVNGSGGYIRGVELTVSLPFSLFTPVLDGFGLVASAAKNESEILINDIPTDVPGLSTKVFNTTLYFEKAGFSARVSNRFRGDFLGEVPDYSSNLTFNNVKSESILDAQVGYEFRQGTLEGLSVSLQGTNLTDEPFVLSAVGEGPYNLVKYQKYGAVYSLALTYKF; this is encoded by the coding sequence GTGAACACTTTCAGACCGAAGGGTAATCGCAGCGCGCCGATGCAGCGCCGCCGCAAAGGGGACATGGCTTCCGCCGCGGCGGGTTGTGCCATCTTCCTGGTCGGCGGTGCCGGCACCGCGCTCGCGCAGCAGCAGGTGGCCGACTCCGAGGAGATCGGAGAAGTCGTGGTCACCGGGTTGCGCAAGAGCATCCAGGACGCCATCAGCGTCAAGAAGAGTTCATCTTCCATCGTCGAATCGATCTCGGCCGAGGACATCGGCAAACTACCCGACAGTTCCATCGCCGAATCCATCGCGCGGCTGCCGGGCATCGCGGCCCAGCGCACCAACGGCCGCGCCCAGACGTTGTCGATCCGCGGACTGGGCCCCGATTTCACCGTCACGACCTTCAACGGCCGCGAGCAGGCCACTACGAACGACAATCGCACGGTCGAATTCGACCAGTACCCGTCCGAACTCGTCACGCAGGTCAACATCTACAAGACGCCTGATGCGGGCATGGCCTATCAGGGCATCGCCGGCACCACCGACGTGCAGACCGTGCATCCGCTCGCCTACGACAGCCGCAGAACGGTGGTCAGCTATCGCCGCGAGCAGAACGCGCAGGACGCCAACATTCCCGGCCTCGAAGACGCCGGCAATCGCGCGAACCTCACCTACATCGATCAGTTCCGCGACCACACGCTGGGCGTCGCCTTCGGTGTCGCCTACAACAAGAGCCCGTACCAGGCGCAGACGCGCGAGCCCTGGGGTTACGCGGATTCTCCGACCGGCCCCGGTGAGAAGATCATCGGCGGCGACAAGGACGGCGTGCAGTCGTCGTTCTACGAACGCATGGGCTACATGGGTGTGGTGGAGTTCGCGCCGAACGACCAGCTGCACATGCTGCTCGACGTCTACCACTCCGATTTCAAGGAGCTGCAGACCATCCAGCGTATCGAGTACGGCACGATCTGGGCGGGAGCGACGCTCACCAACCCGGGTCCGCTCGTCAAAGACCGCATTCAATCGGGCACTTTCACCAACGTGCCGTTCGTGGTCATCGAGAACTACAACAACGACCGCCGGGCGAACATCGACTCGATCGGCTTGAACACCGACTACGCGCTGACCGACAACTGGAACCTGAACGCAGATCTGAGCTACTCGAAGGTCGAGCGCGACGATCTGCGCGTGGAATCCACCGCGGGGCTCGGCACCAACAACGATCCGGAGCTGTTGCCGCCGGCCGAGACGGTTTCATTCACGACCGATCCCGACGGCATTTCGCACCTGTCGCCCACGCTCAACTACAGCGACTACGGCAGCGTGTTTCTCACGGACCCGGGCGCCTGGGGCGGTGGACCGCGCCGTTCCGGCTTCGTCGGCCACCCCGAGATCAACGACGAGATCAAGGCGATCCGGCTCTCGGCCGAGCGCAAGATCGGCACGTTCCTCGAGAACGTGAAGTTCGGTGTCAACTACGCCGAGCGCGTGAAGTCGAAAGAGAATTTCCAGAGCGTGCTGTACCTGCCAGGAGACATCTCGCATGCCGTGGTGCCGGAGGAATTCCGCACCGGCATTGCCAACACGTCGTTCTTCGGCAGCCCGTACGGCATGATCGGTTACGACGCCATCGGCCTGTACAACAGCGGCTTCTGGCAGCCGATCGATGCGTATGACGATCCAAACCCGGCGGTCGGCTCCGGCGATCGCCAGAGTTCGGTCACCAACGACTGGCGCGTGACCGAGAAGCTCACCACCGCATTCGTGAAGTTCGGCATCGATACGCACATCGGCAAACTGCCGCTGCGAGGCAACATCGGCGTGCAGAGCATCACGGCCGACCAGTCGTCCGATCTCAACCTCTATTCGCCGGCCTGCCCCGAGCCGACCTGCGTGCCGGCGCTGGAGCAGAGCGCCTCGATGGTGACCCAGGGCACCAAATACACCGACATCCTGCCGAGCATGAACCTCGCGCTGGAACTGCCGCATGACATGAAGCTGCGTTTTGGCGCGGCCATCACGCAGGCACGTCCTCGCATGGATGAGCTGGCTGGTGGCGCCGGATACACCGTGGTGCCAGATTCGGCGACCCCGCCCAACGTCGACGGACAGTTCCTGTACTGGTCACGTAACGGCGGCGGCAATCCCAACCTCAAACCGTGGAAGGCGACCACCTTCGACCTGTCGTTCGAGAAATACTTCGCCGAACAGGGTTACGTTTCGCTCGCCGTTTACAACAAGAACCTGACTACCTACATCGCCACCCGCTCGGTCATCACGAGCTTCGAAGGTGTATTGCTTCCGGATCAGCAGTTGCCGACGGATCCCACGATATACACCGAGGCGGATGCCAATCGAAACGGCGTCTCGTCGGTGAAGGTGAACGGCAGTGGCGGCTACATCCGGGGCGTTGAGCTGACCGTGTCGCTGCCGTTCTCGCTGTTCACGCCGGTGCTCGACGGCTTCGGCCTGGTCGCGAGCGCCGCCAAGAACGAGTCGGAGATCCTGATCAACGACATTCCGACGGACGTCCCCGGCCTTTCCACCAAGGTGTTCAACACGACGCTGTACTTCGAGAAGGCCGGCTTCTCGGCACGCGTGAGCAATCGCTTCCGCGGGGACTTCCTCGGCGAGGTGCCCGACTACTCGTCGAATCTCACCTTCAACAACGTGAAGTCCGAGTCCATCCTCGACGCGCAGGTCGGCTATGAGTTCAGGCAGGGCACGCTCGAAGGACTCAGCGTGAGTCTCCAGGGCACGAACCTGACCGACGAGCCGTTCGTGCTCAGCGCGGTCGGTGAAGGTCCGTACAACCTGGTCAAGTACCAGAAATATGGTGCGGTCTACTCGCTCGCGCTGACATATAAGTTCTAG
- a CDS encoding tryptophan halogenase family protein, translated as MVNPEIRSVVIAGGGTAGWMTAAALARVLGPRLSITLVESSEIGIVGVGEATIPAIAQFNRLLKIDEDEFLRHTQGTFKLGIEFVDWFEKGQSYMHAFGPVGRDLAYVPFHQYFLRDQAAGTAGSLWDYSLNWLAAKQSRFARLERIPETPLAGLMWAFHFDASLYAAYLSRFAQALGVRRIDAKIAGALQTADGDVRALKLEDGRELAADFFIDCTGFRGLLIEQTLKTGYDDWTAWLPCDRAQAVPSSSTTPLTPYTRATALEAGWQWRIPLQHRTGNGHVYSSAFTSDARASELLLANLDAPALAEPRLIKFTTGRRKQLWNRNVVCMGLASGFLEPLESTSIHLIQVTIQRLILLFPHAGNVEERRREFNRAASAEYDYIRDFIILHYHANNRVGEPFWDACRNMSIPDSLRHRIELFRESGGIHCASDDLFQLTSWLQVLWGQGVKPQATHPFVEAVAAKDRAGYLEDLRRIIGHAAGTLPGHADFIARHCAAAKTGNVI; from the coding sequence ATGGTGAATCCGGAAATCAGATCGGTCGTCATCGCCGGCGGCGGCACCGCGGGCTGGATGACCGCGGCGGCGCTCGCGCGCGTGCTGGGGCCGCGCCTTTCGATCACGCTGGTGGAATCGTCCGAGATCGGCATCGTCGGCGTGGGGGAAGCGACCATTCCGGCGATCGCGCAGTTCAACCGGCTGCTGAAGATCGACGAAGACGAGTTCCTGCGTCACACCCAGGGCACGTTCAAGCTCGGCATCGAGTTCGTCGACTGGTTCGAAAAAGGCCAGTCGTACATGCACGCCTTCGGCCCGGTGGGCCGCGACCTCGCTTATGTACCGTTTCATCAATATTTCCTGCGCGACCAGGCGGCGGGCACCGCGGGCTCGTTATGGGACTACAGCCTGAACTGGCTGGCGGCGAAGCAGTCGCGCTTCGCGCGCCTCGAACGTATACCCGAAACGCCGCTCGCGGGCCTCATGTGGGCGTTCCATTTCGACGCCTCACTGTACGCCGCCTATCTATCCCGGTTCGCGCAGGCGCTGGGCGTGCGGCGCATCGACGCGAAGATCGCCGGCGCGTTGCAAACCGCCGACGGCGACGTGCGCGCGCTCAAGCTCGAAGACGGGCGCGAGCTCGCGGCGGATTTCTTCATCGACTGCACGGGTTTCCGCGGGCTGCTGATCGAGCAGACGCTCAAGACCGGCTACGACGACTGGACGGCATGGCTGCCCTGCGATCGCGCGCAGGCGGTGCCCTCGTCGAGCACGACTCCGTTGACTCCATACACACGCGCCACGGCGCTCGAAGCCGGCTGGCAATGGCGTATCCCGCTGCAGCACCGCACCGGCAATGGCCATGTCTATTCGTCAGCCTTCACGAGCGACGCGCGAGCGAGCGAGTTGCTGCTCGCGAATCTCGATGCGCCAGCGCTCGCCGAACCACGCCTCATCAAATTCACCACCGGGCGCCGCAAGCAGCTCTGGAACCGCAACGTGGTCTGCATGGGGCTCGCGAGCGGGTTCCTCGAGCCGCTCGAGTCCACCTCGATCCACCTGATCCAGGTGACGATCCAGCGGCTGATCCTGCTTTTCCCGCACGCCGGCAACGTCGAGGAGCGGCGCCGCGAGTTCAACCGCGCCGCCTCGGCGGAATACGACTACATCCGCGACTTCATCATCCTGCACTACCACGCCAACAATCGCGTCGGCGAGCCGTTCTGGGATGCCTGCCGGAACATGTCGATCCCCGACTCGCTGCGGCATCGCATCGAGTTGTTCCGCGAGTCCGGCGGCATCCACTGTGCGAGCGACGATCTGTTCCAGCTCACCAGCTGGCTGCAGGTGTTATGGGGGCAGGGCGTAAAGCCGCAGGCCACGCATCCGTTCGTCGAGGCAGTCGCGGCGAAGGATCGCGCCGGGTACCTCGAGGATCTGCGACGGATCATCGGCCATGCGGCGGGCACGCTGCCTGGCCATGCGGACTTCATCGCCAGGCATTGCGCGGCCGCGAAGACCGGCAACGTCATCTGA
- a CDS encoding PQQ-dependent dehydrogenase, methanol/ethanol family produces MRLHQGALAAALLLLLSCDDRPAAAPPPKPTALVDAARIVNADPREWLSYGRTYDEQRFSPLDKVDSGNVSQLGLAWAFDLDSVHRAQESTPLVIDGVMYVTSAWSKLFALDAKTGRQKWVFDPKVPGESGVNACCDVVNRGVAAWNGKLYLGTLDGRLVAVDAATGKQVWDVKTVPDNTRYTITGAPRVFGGRVLIGNGGAELGVRGFVTAYDAETGKQLWRFYTVPGDPSLPFESTALEKAAKTWNGEYWRLGGGGTVWDSIVFDPKLDLIYIGVGNGSPWNQKLRSPKGGDNLYLSSIVALQAASGEYVWHFQTTPGETWDYTATQPMMLADLTIAGKPRQVIMQAPKNGFFYVLDRATGEFISGAAYAPMNWATGLDAKTGRPKETREARYDRTGKPAMVVPGAGGAHSWQPMSFSPVTGLVYFPVMESGFPFVPAASAVGSKLHWATGVDFNAGSLPAIAEVRAGAKAGLKGHLVAWDPVAQKEVWRAQFEHPWNGGTLATAGNLVFQGNSQGEFTAYRATNGQKLWSAPTQAGVLAAPIAYEVDGEQYVAIEVGWGGAFGLAAGELARDAHLASNIPRVLAFKLGGEARLPDVPKAEAVTLDPPPEIGDAQTWTAGKAVFHTYCSVCHGDSAVSGGVLPDLRLSMINRDPKAWESVVRGGERVSRGMVSFAAEVSTEDSENVRAYVIHRAHEDQAIDAAAAAAPASKSASIVPKN; encoded by the coding sequence ATGAGACTTCATCAGGGCGCGTTGGCGGCAGCGCTGCTATTGCTGTTGAGTTGCGATGACCGGCCCGCCGCCGCGCCGCCGCCGAAACCCACCGCGCTGGTCGACGCCGCACGCATCGTCAACGCCGATCCGCGCGAATGGCTGTCTTACGGCCGTACCTACGACGAACAGCGTTTCAGCCCGCTCGACAAGGTCGATTCCGGCAACGTGTCGCAGCTCGGACTAGCCTGGGCTTTCGATCTCGACAGCGTGCATCGCGCGCAGGAGTCGACGCCGCTGGTCATCGACGGCGTGATGTACGTGACTTCCGCCTGGAGCAAGTTGTTTGCCCTCGACGCGAAGACCGGCCGACAGAAATGGGTGTTCGACCCGAAGGTGCCGGGCGAATCGGGCGTGAACGCCTGCTGCGACGTCGTGAATCGCGGCGTCGCCGCGTGGAACGGCAAGTTGTACCTGGGCACGCTCGATGGCCGGCTGGTCGCCGTCGATGCAGCAACCGGCAAACAAGTGTGGGACGTGAAGACCGTGCCCGACAACACGCGTTACACCATCACCGGCGCGCCGCGCGTGTTCGGCGGCCGCGTACTGATCGGCAACGGCGGCGCCGAGCTCGGCGTGCGCGGCTTCGTCACCGCGTACGACGCCGAGACGGGCAAGCAGTTGTGGCGCTTCTACACGGTGCCCGGCGATCCGTCGCTGCCGTTCGAGAGCACGGCGCTGGAGAAGGCCGCGAAGACGTGGAATGGCGAGTACTGGCGGCTCGGCGGCGGCGGCACGGTGTGGGATTCCATCGTCTTCGATCCGAAGCTCGACCTCATTTATATAGGCGTTGGCAACGGCAGCCCCTGGAATCAGAAGCTGCGCAGCCCGAAGGGCGGCGACAACCTCTATCTATCGTCGATCGTCGCGTTGCAGGCGGCGAGCGGCGAATACGTCTGGCACTTCCAGACGACGCCGGGCGAAACCTGGGACTACACCGCGACCCAGCCCATGATGCTCGCGGACCTGACCATCGCCGGCAAACCGCGGCAGGTCATCATGCAGGCGCCGAAGAACGGCTTCTTCTACGTGCTCGATCGTGCGACGGGTGAGTTCATCTCGGGCGCGGCGTACGCGCCGATGAACTGGGCCACGGGTCTCGACGCGAAGACCGGCCGGCCGAAGGAGACCCGGGAGGCGCGTTACGACCGTACCGGCAAGCCTGCGATGGTCGTCCCGGGGGCCGGCGGCGCGCACTCCTGGCAGCCGATGAGTTTCTCGCCGGTGACGGGCCTGGTGTATTTCCCGGTGATGGAAAGTGGATTTCCGTTCGTTCCCGCGGCGAGCGCCGTGGGCAGCAAACTACATTGGGCGACGGGCGTCGACTTCAACGCGGGTAGTTTGCCCGCCATTGCCGAGGTGCGCGCGGGCGCGAAGGCAGGCCTCAAGGGCCACTTGGTGGCGTGGGACCCTGTGGCGCAGAAAGAAGTGTGGCGCGCGCAGTTCGAACATCCGTGGAATGGCGGCACGCTGGCCACCGCCGGCAATCTGGTGTTCCAGGGGAATTCGCAGGGCGAGTTCACGGCCTATCGCGCCACCAACGGTCAGAAACTCTGGTCCGCGCCCACCCAAGCCGGCGTGTTGGCCGCGCCAATCGCCTATGAAGTGGACGGCGAACAATACGTGGCGATCGAGGTGGGCTGGGGCGGCGCGTTCGGCCTGGCCGCGGGAGAGCTGGCGCGCGACGCGCATCTGGCTTCGAACATTCCGCGCGTGCTGGCATTCAAGCTCGGCGGCGAAGCCAGGTTGCCCGACGTGCCCAAGGCTGAAGCAGTCACACTCGATCCGCCGCCCGAGATCGGCGACGCGCAGACGTGGACGGCGGGAAAAGCCGTGTTTCATACATATTGCAGCGTCTGCCACGGCGATTCGGCGGTGAGCGGCGGCGTGTTGCCCGATCTGCGTTTGTCAATGATCAATCGCGATCCAAAGGCGTGGGAGAGCGTCGTGCGGGGCGGAGAACGCGTGTCGCGCGGCATGGTGTCGTTCGCGGCCGAGGTGAGCACCGAGGACAGTGAAAATGTGCGGGCGTATGTGATACACCGTGCGCATGAAGACCAGGCCATCGATGCCGCCGCGGCCGCCGCGCCGGCCAGCAAGTCCGCCAGTATCGTGCCGAAGAACTGA